The Mercurialis annua linkage group LG2, ddMerAnnu1.2, whole genome shotgun sequence genome contains a region encoding:
- the LOC126670104 gene encoding serine acetyltransferase 5: MPAGELRYPSPPASTTPQLPQTNNSNGDETWVWAQIKAEARRDAESEPALASYLYSTILSHSSLERSLAFHLGNKLCSSTLLSTLLYDLFLNTFSSDHSLLAASVADLRAARVRDPACVSFSHCLLNYKGFLACQAHRVAHKLWSESRRPLALALHSRIADVFAVDIHPAAKIGKGILFDHATGVVIGETAVIGNNVSILHHVTLGGTGKACGDRHPKIGDGVLIGAGATILGNVKIGEGAKIGAGSVVLIDVPARTTAVGNPAKLVGGKETPAKHEECPGESMDHTSFISEWSDYII; encoded by the exons ATGCCGGCCGGAGAGCTCCGCTACCCATCTCCGCCGGCGTCAACAACACCACAACTTCCACAAACCAACAACTCAAACGGAGACGAGACATGGGTATGGGCCCAGATAAAAGCGGAGGCTCGCCGTGATGCGGAGTCGGAGCCGGCGTTAGCTAGCTACCTGTATTCGACGATTCTGTCACATTCGTCGCTAGAGAGATCGTTAGCTTTTCATTTGGGGAATAAGCTGTGCTCTTCTACACTGCTTTCAACTCTTTTATATGATCTTTTCTTGAATACTTTTTCTTCCGACCATTCTCTGCTTGCTGCTTCTGTTGCTGATCTTAGGGCTGCTCGTGTTCGTGACCCGGCTTGTGTCTCGTTTTCTCACTGTCTTCTTAATTATAAAGGCTTCTTGGCTTGTCAG GCTCATCGAGTTGCTCACAAGTTGTGGAGTGAATCGCGTAGGCCGCTGGCACTTGCTTTACACTCTCGAATAGCTGATGTTTTTGCTGTGGATATACATCCAGCTGCAAAGATAGGGAAGGGGATATTGTTTGATCATGCAACTGGTGTTGTGATTGGTGAAACCGCGGTCATAGGGAATAATGTGTCGATTTTGCACCATGTCACGCTTGGAGGAACAGGAAAGGCATGTGGTGATCGACATCCGAAGATTGGAGACGGAGTATTGATTGGAGCAGGTGCAACAATTTTAGGCAATGTTAAAATTGGGGAAGGTGCGAAGATTGGTGCTGGCTCGGTTGTGCTGATTGATGTTCCCGCTAGAACTACGGCAGTTGGGAACCCGGCTAAGTTGGTGGGTGGAAAGGAAACACCCGCGAAGCATGAGGAATGTCCCGGAGAATCCATGGATCATACTTCTTTTATCTCGGAATGGTCAGATTATATTATTTGA
- the LOC126669268 gene encoding pentatricopeptide repeat-containing protein At2g15690, mitochondrial-like has translation MASMVSLQPTRNPMMLSPHIFQTLKTNPSSLNPTQKYKPFCSSSYAASKSQSSSISKFYRRKNNPSNEHKLDKSNPNSNGPLRGNSTNVTPNVDLISLCDEGKVKEVLEYISQGVSADYNVFCALLDSCGNLKLLDMGRRAYEFLRRSNYVNDVEMNNKLMGMFIKCGSMRDARRVFDKMPERNLGSWHLLLNGYAQNGEGDNGLMLFEEMKKLGLKLNEESFLAVFAACSTVGAVDEGLLYFEAMRNEYGISPGIEHYLGVINILGSAGYLYEAKEFIETLPFEPTVEVWRALRNFARIHGDIELEDHADQLLVDLDPSEDNANKIALPLRKKHTAVNMLEDKNRLGEYRCAEPYREEGFGKLKGLNGQMREAGYVPDTRYVLHDIDEEAKEQALLYHSERLAIAYGLISTPARQTLRIMKNLRICGDCHNAIKIMSNIVGRELIVRDNKRFHHFKDGRCSCGDYW, from the coding sequence ATGGCATCTATGGTTTCTCTTCAACCTACAAGAAACCCAATGATGTTATCTCCTCACATCTTTCAAACCCTAAAAACAAACCCATCCTCTCTAAACCCaactcaaaaatataaaccCTTTTGTTCCTCCTCCTACGCAGCCTCCAAGTCACAGAGTAGCTCCATCTCCAAGTTTTACCGTCGCAAAAACAACCCCTCAAACGAACATAAACTTGACAAATCTAATCCAAACAGCAATGGCCCATTACGTGGGAACTCCACAAATGTCACTCCAAATGTTGATTTGATTAGTTTATGTGACGAGGGTAAAGTTAAGGAGGTTTTAGAGTATATTAGCCAGGGAGTTTCAGCTGATTATAATGTTTTCTGTGCTCTGTTAGATTCTTGCGGGAATTTGAAGCTGCTTGATATGGGTAGAAGGGCTTATGAGTTCTTGAGGCGGTCGAATTATGTTAATGATGTTGAAATGAATAATAAATTGATGGGAATGTTTATAAAATGTGGGAGTATGAGAGATGCACGCAGggtgtttgataaaatgccGGAGAGGAATTTAGGCTCCTGGCATTTGTTGTTAAACGGGTATGCGCAGAACGGGGAGGGGGATAACGGGTTGATGTTGTTTGAGGAAATGAAGAAATTGGGATTGAAGTTGAATGAGGAGAGTTTCTTGGCGGTTTTCGCTGCTTGTTCTACTGTAGGAGCTGTAGACGAGGGGTTATTATACTTTGAAGCAATGAGAAATGAGTATGGAATCAGTCCTGGGATTGAACATTATCTTGGAGTTATTAACATACTAGGATCAGCTGGTTATTTGTATGAAGCAAAGGAGTTCATTGAGACACTGCCATTTGAGCCTACTGTGGAAGTTTGGAGGGCTCTTCGGAATTTTGCGAGAATTCATGGAGATATTGAACTCGAAGATCATGCTGACCAGTTATTGGTTGATCTCGATCCTTCTGAGGATAATGCTAATAAAATTGCATTGCCCCTAAGGAAAAAACATACGGCTGTTAATATGCTGGAAGATAAGAATAGGCTTGGTGAGTATAGGTGTGCTGAACCCTACAGAGAAGAGGGTTTCGGCAAATTGAAAGGTTTAAACGGGCAGATGAGAGAAGCGGGTTATGTTCCGGATACGAGATATGTCCTTCATGATATCGATGAGGAAGCAAAAGAACAGGCATTATTATATCACAGCGAGCGCTTGGCGATTGCTTATGGTTTGATCAGTACGCCTGCTAGGCAAACTCTTAGAATCATGAAGAACCTTCGAATTTGTGGGGACTGTCACAATGCAATAAAAATTATGTCAAATATAGTCGGAAGAGAGCTTATCGTCAGGGACAACAAGCGGTTTCATCATTTTAAGGATGGCAGATGCTCTTGCGGAGATTACTGGTGA
- the LOC126669270 gene encoding mitochondrial carrier protein CoAc2 yields MGKKNEETEMGMFLDGIIESLPVFAKELIAGGLAGGIAKSIVAPLERVKILFQTRRDEYKAIGLSGSINKIAKTEGIMGFYRGNGASVARIVPYAALHYMTYEQYRRWIILSHPDVGRGPVLDLVAGSFAGGTAVLFTYPLDLVRTKLAYQVVGPSKMSVPAGLRTEQVYKGILDCFSKTFRESGFRGLYRGVAPSLYGIFPYAGLKFYFFEEMKRHVPEEHKKDITVKLVCGSVAGLLGQTFTYPLDVVRRQMQVQRLAASDSAELKGTFETLVMITQRQGWKQLFSGLSINYLKVVPSVAIGFTVYDLMKSCLRVPSRDVLEGVTDKRSIRPSLHS; encoded by the exons atggGAAAGAAAAACGAAGAAACTGAAATGGGAATGTTCTTGGATGGAATAATAGAGTCCTTGCCGGTTTTCGCAAAGGAGTTGATCGCCGGTGGTCTTGCCGGTGGCATAGCAAAGTCTATTGTTGCTCCTCTTGAACGTGTCAAGATTTTGTTTCAG ACCAGAAGAGATGAATATAAGGCTATAGGACTCTCTGGATCCATTAATAAAATTGCAAAGACAGAAGGAATTATGGGTTTTTATAG AGGAAATGGAGCTAGTGTTGCTAGGATTGTTCCTTATGCAGCTTTGCATTATATGACTTATGAGCAATATCGTAGATGGATCATCCTCAGTCATCCTGATGTCGGAAGGGGTCCTGTACTCGATTTAGTGGCAGGGTCATTTGCTGGAGGAACAGCTGTGCTTTTTACTTATCCTCTCGATTTAGTTCGGACTAAGTTGGCTTATCAG GTTGTCGGTCCTTCAAAAATGAGTGTTCCGGCAGGTCTTAGGACCGAGCAAGTTTACAAAGGAATCTTGGACTGTTTCTCAAAAACTTTCAGAGAATCTGGATTTAGAGGCCTCTACCGTGGCGTAG CTCCATCGCTATACGGAATCTTCCCTTATGCTGGTTTAAAGTTTTACTTTTTCGAGGAGATGAAACGCCATGTTCCCGAGGAGCACAAGAAAGATATTACGGTTAAACTGGTATGCGGATCTGTTGCTGGTTTGTTAGGTCAGACTTTCACATACCCTCTTGATGTTGTGAGAAGGCAAATGCAG GTCCAAAGACTTGCAGCTTCCGATTCTGCAGAACTGAAAGGAACATTTGAAACCCTCGTTATGATTACTCAAAGGCAAGGGTGGAAGCAGCTATTTTCAGGGCTAAGCATCAATTACTTGAAG GTTGTGCCTTCTGTGGCAATCGGTTTTACAGTTTATGACCTCATGAAATCTTGCCTGAGAGTACCATCTCGAGATGTACTAGAAGGTGTGACAGACAAAAGAAGTATCCGACCATCCCTTCACTCTTGA
- the LOC126669271 gene encoding thiamine phosphate phosphatase-like protein, with translation MAEEIVVVFDFDRTLIEDDSDSWVVTQMGLTALFNQLRSTLPWNSLMDRMMSELHSQGKTVDDITECLNRTPLHPNVISAIKSARALGCDLKILSDANQFFIEKILDHHGLLGCFSQIITNPSFVDGEGKLRIFPFHDLSSPPHGCHLCPANLCKGLVIEQIRAENRGKRFIYLGDGSGDFCLSLKLGEGDYVMPRKDYSLWNCIGRNPDLVKAEVHEWSNGDELGKVLLYLINKISSEEIIKKSSQCKVSSTQEAHPQTLTVPH, from the exons ATGGCGGAGGAAATAGTGGTGGTTTTCGATTTTGACAGGACGCTAATCGAAGACGACAGCGATAGTTGGGTGGTGACTCAGATGGGACTCACCGCATTGTTCAATCAACTCCGTTCTACATTGCCCTGGAACTCTCTCATG GATAGGATGATGAGTGAGCTTCACTCACAAGGAAAAACAGTTGATGATATTACAGAGTGCTTAAATCGAACTCCATTGCATCCGAATGTTATTTCTGCAATTAAATCAGCTCGTGCCCTTGG GTGTGATTTGAAAATACTTAGCGATGCAAATCAGTTTTTCATTGAGAAAATCTTGGATCATCACGGGTTATTGGGATGCTTCTCGCAGATCATTACAAATCCGAGCTTCGTAGATGGTGAGGGGAAGCTTCGGATTTTTCCTTTTCATGATTTGAGCTCACCTCCTCATGGCTGTCACTTATGCCCTGCAAATTTGTGCAAG GGTCTGGTTATAGAACAAATCCGGGCTGAAAATCGGGGGAAAAGATTTATCTACCTTGGAGATGGGAGTGGTGACTTCTGTCTATCTCTGAAACTTGGAGAAGGTGATTATGTGATGCCAAGGAAGGACTACTCGTTATGGAATTGCATTGGCAGAAATCCGGATCTTGTCAAGGCAGAAGTTCATGAGTGGAGCAATGGAGACGAGCTTGGAAAGGTTCTTCTCTACCTTATCAACAAAATCTCCAGTGAAGAGATCATCAAGAAGTCGTCGCAATGTAAGGTTTCTTCCACTCAGGAAGCACACCCTCAAACTTTAACTGTTCCTCATTAG
- the LOC126669269 gene encoding protein NDL1-like yields MSESKDFTSVDIEKIFLGGKEHRVRTGRGSVSVIVYGDQDKPALITYPDLALNHMSCFQGLLFCPEAASLLLHNFCIYHISPPGHELGAAPICTSDPVPSADDLADQIIEVLNFFGLGSVMCMGVTAGAYILTLFAMKYRDRVLGLILVSPLCKAPSWTEWFYNKVMLNLLYFYGVCGLLKEVLLQRYFSKEVRGCVEVAESDIVQACSKLLDERQSINVLRFLQAINKRPDLTSGLKRLKCRTLIFVGDNSPFHSEAVHMISKLDRRYSALVEVQACGSMVTEEQPHAMLIPMEYFFMGYGLHRPCCLSDSPRSPLSPSCISPELLSPESMGLKLKPIRTRV; encoded by the exons ATGTCCGAGTCTAAAGATTTCACTTCTGTCGATATAGAAAAAATCTTTCTCGGCGGAAAG GAACATCGTGTAAGAACTGGCCGTGGTTCTGTTTCTGTTATTGTCTATGGTGACCAAGATAAGCCGGCGCTGATTACTTATCCTGATTTAGCTCTAAATC ATATGTCTTGTTTCCAaggattattattttgtccTGAAGCGGCTTCTTTGCTGCTACACAACTTCTGCATTTACCACATTAGTCCCCCTGGACATGAG TTAGGAGCTGCTCCAATTTGCACAAGTGATCCGGTGCCTTCTGCTGATGATTTAGCAGATCAAATCATTGAggttcttaatttttttgg gCTTGGTTCGGTAATGTGCATGGGGGTGACGGCCGGTGCGTACATCCTTACCTTATTTGCC ATGAAATATAGAGATCGTGTTCTTGGGTTAATACTTGTCTCTCCTTTATGCAAAGCACCATCTTGGACTGAATGGTTTTACAACAAG GTGATGTTGAATTTGTTATATTTCTATGGTGTATGTGGATTGCTCAAAGAGGTTTTGCTTCAGAGGTACTTCAGCAAG GAAGTTCGTGGTTGTGTGGAAGTTGCAGAGTCGGATATAGTTCAAGCATGTAGTAAA ttACTTGATGAGAGACAGAGCATAAATGTTTTGCGGTTTCTTCAAGCAATCAACAA GAGGCCTGATCTTACTAGCGGGTTGAAAAGATTAAAGTGCCGCACTCTTATTTTCGTGGGTGATAATTCTCCATTTCATTCCGAAGCGGTCCACATGATATCAAAATTGGATAGAAGATATAGTGCATTAGTCGAG GTCCAGGCTTGTGGATCAATGGTAACAGAAGAACAGCCGCATGCAATGTTAATCCCGATGGAGTACTTCTTCATGGGTTATGGATTGCACAGGCCGTGCTGCCTCAGTGACAGCCCGAGGAGTCCCCTCAGTCCATCTTGCATCTCGCCTGAGCTTCTCTCTCCCGAAAGCATGGGTTTGAAGCTAAAACCGATACGAACCCGTGTTTAG
- the LOC126668742 gene encoding uncharacterized protein LOC126668742, giving the protein MANASFDLDEALSLSLSILHQSFHFDQALSRDDQVTTPPISEQAPMNDHHMPPVAVTIHDDEVCIVCMEIFESSSGITSGKQITCGHVYHAACISSWLSYSNCCPLCRRTVSGSGSE; this is encoded by the coding sequence ATGGCCAATGCAAGCTTCGATCTCGACGAAGCTCTGTCTCTTTCCCTGAGTATTCTCCATCAAAGTTTCCACTTCGACCAAGCTCTAAGCCGTGACGATCAAGTAACAACGCCACCAATCTCCGAGCAAGCACCGATGAATGATCATCATATGCCACCGGTGGCAGTAACCATACATGATGATGAAGTTTGCATTGTTTGCATGGAAATTTTTGAATCGAGTAGTGGGATTACAAGCGGCAAACAAATCACATGCGGCCATGTGTACCATGCAGCTTGTATCTCTTCCTGGCTCTCTTACAGTAATTGTTGTCCTTTATGCCGTCGCACCGTCTCCGGCTCCGGCTCCGAATGA
- the LOC126669266 gene encoding putative pentatricopeptide repeat-containing protein At3g23330: MECYFITPKMRLSFPASHCLFLRNRPIFVSSLKLLNKSYSCSASATVIFSVSNAVNAVTDYTSTIQEVKNEKIETISFGSKEKLKRYSGMLRECASIGCLDKGKSVHGSVIKSGIELDSHLWVSLINFYAKCGSLDIAHKVFDEMPERDIVSWTALISGYVSEGCGRDGVNMYCKMRKENIRPNEFALATVLKACSMCLDIVLGKQIHVEAIKTGFLLDLFVGSAVVDLYSKCGEVEVAERVFFGMPEKNNVSWNALLNGYAQRGDGKDVSKLFHLMSESEMKLSRNTLSTVLKGCANSGKLRDGKVLHSLAIRNWYELDEFLGCSLVDMYSKCGKSDDALKVFNMINDPDVVTWSAMIAGLDQQGQCQEAVKLFHLMRHRGVRPNQYTFASVVSAVTNIGDLPLGQRIHCCIYKHGFETDNSVGNALIMMYMKNGCEEDGIRVFELMTNRDLISWNAILSGFQDFETSDQGLRIFCQMIIEGFEPNIYTYVGVLRSCTSLLNMFFGRQVHAHVIKNSLDGNDFVGTALIDMYAKNRNLEDAEIAFDKLANRDIFTWTVIIAGYAQTDRAEKAIKYLGQMLRVGIKPNEFTLASCLSGSSRMATLGNGQQLHSVAFKSGHIGDVFVGSAIVDMYVKCGCMEDAEAIFKGLFSRDTVAWNTIICGYSQHGKGQKALEAFRVMLDEGIVPDEVSFIGALSACSYMGLVEEGQKLFDSMSNVYGITPSVEHHACMVDILGRAGKFNAVEMFIEEMKLTSYSLIWETVLGACKLHGNVSYGKQAAEKLFQLEPEMDSSYILLSNIFAAKGRWEDVRKTRALMSAQGIKKEPGCSWIEADGQVHVFTSQDGSHQKTREIYAKLEELRKKVTSIGYIPKTENVLHNVSNKEKIEHLFHHSERLALAFALISTSPVKPIRIFKNLRICGDCHNFMKHVSNVTNREIVVRDIKRFHNFKEGTCTCQDHW; this comes from the coding sequence ATGGAATGTTATTTTATTACTCCAAAAATGCGCCTCTCATTCCCAGCTTCTCACTGCTTATTTTTACGTAACCGCCCCATCTTTGTCTCTTCACTGAAGTTGCTCAATAAATCCTACTCATGTTCAGCTTCAGCGACCGTAATTTTTTCAGTTTCTAACGCTGTTAATGCTGTTACTGACTACACTTCTACTATTCAGgaggttaaaaatgaaaaaattgaaacgataaGCTTTGGTTCTAAGGAGAAATTAAAGCGATATTCTGGGATGTTACGTGAATGTGCTTCAATAGGGTGTTTAGATAAGGGGAAATCTGTACATGGTAGTGTGATTAAATCTGGGATAGAGTTAGATTCACATTTATGGGTTTCTTTGATCAatttttatgcaaaatgtggGAGCTTGGATATTGCGCATAAGGTGTTTGATGAAATGCCTGAACGGGATATTGTGTCTTGGACCGCGTTAATTTCTGGGTATGTGAGTGAAGGATGTGGGCGTGATGGGGTAAACATGTATTGTAAAATGAGAAAGGAGAATATACGGCCTAACGAGTTTGCCTTGGCTACTGTTTTAAAAGCCTGCTCAATGTGCTTGGATATTGTGTTGGGAAAGCAGATTCATGTAGAGGCAATAAAAACTGGGTttttattggatttgtttgttggTTCTGCTGTTGTTGACCTTTATTCCAAGTGTGGTGAGGTTGAAGTTGCTGAGAGAGTGTTCTTTGGGATGCCTGAGAAGAATAATGTGTCATGGAATGCTTTGCTTAATGGCTATGCTCAAAGGGGTGATGGGAAGGACGTTTCGAAGTTGTTTCATTTGATGTCAGAGAGCGAAATGAAACTTAGTAGAAACACTTTATCTACTGTGTTAAAGGGCTGTGCTAATTCGGGGAAATTGAGGGACGGAAAGGTTTTGCATTCTTTGGCTATTAGGAATTGGTATGAGCTTGATGAATTCCTTGGCTGTAGTCTTGTGGATATGTACTCTAAGTGCGGGAAGTCAGATGATGCACTGAAAGTGTTTAACATGATAAATGATCCTGATGTAGTTACCTGGAGTGCAATGATCGCAGGCCTTGATCAGCAGGGTCAGTGTCAAGAAGCGGTCAAGCTATTTCATCTAATGAGACATAGAGGAGTCAGACCTAACCAATATACCTTTGCCAGTGTTGTTAGTGCTGTTACAAATATAGGTGACCTGCCTTTAGGTCAAAGAATCCATTGTTGTATATATAAACATGGGTTTGAAACTGATAATTCAGTTGGTAATGCACTGATCATGATGTACATGAAGAATGGATGTGAGGAAGATGGAATTAGAGTATTTGAGTTGATGACAAATAGGGATTTAATTTCATGGAATGCCATTTTATCGGGATTCCAAGACTTTGAAACTTCTGATCAAGGACTAAGAATCTTCTGCCAGATGATTATTGAAGGTTTTGAGCCCAACATTTACACATATGTTGGCGTTTTAAGATCTTGTACTAGCCTTTTAAATATGTTCTTTGGAAGACAAGTACATGCTCATGTTATAAAGAACAGTCTTGATGGTAATGATTTTGTTGGAACGGCCCTCATTGACATGTAtgcaaaaaatagaaatttggaAGATGCAGAGATAGCTTTCGATAAACTAGCAAACAGAGACATCTTCACTTGGACGGTCATTATTGCTGGTTATGCACAAACTGATCGAGCGGAGAAAGCTATTAAGTACCTTGGTCAGATGCTAAGAGTGGGTATAAAGCCTAACGAGTTCACTCTTGCCAGCTGTTTAAGTGGATCCTCCCGCATGGCAACCCTAGGAAATGGGCAGCAGCTCCATTCCGTGGCATTTAAGTCTGGACATATTGGGGACGTGTTTGTTGGCAGTGCCATTGTCGATATGTATGTGAAATGTGGGTGCATGGAAGATGCTGAGGCCATTTTCAAGGGCTTGTTTTCACGCGACACAGTGGCTTGGAACACAATTATTTGTGGGTATTCACAACACGGAAAGGGACAGAAGGCTCTTGAAGCCTTTAGGGTGATGTTAGATGAAGGCATTGTGCCCGATGAGGTTAGTTTCATAGGTGCTCTTTCTGCATGTAGTTACATGGGTTTGGTTGAAGAGGGGCAAAAGCTTTTCGATTCAATGAGCAATGTTTATGGAATTACCCCTTCAGTTGAGCATCATGCTTGTATGGTTGATATTCTTGGTCGAGCTGGAAAGTTTAACGCAGTTGAGATGTTTATTGAGGAAATGAAGTTAACTTCATATTCCTTGATCTGGGAGACTGTTCTTGGGGCATGTAAATTGCATGGGAATGTCAGCTATGGTAAACAGGCTGCTGAGAAACTCTTCCAACTTGAACCCGAGATGGACTCCAGTTATATATTGCTGTCAAATATTTTTGCTGCCAAGGGCAGGTGGGAAGATGTGAGAAAAACCAGGGCTTTGATGTCTGCTCAGGGTATTAAAAAGGAACCTGGGTGTAGCTGGATAGAGGCTGATGGTCAAGTCCATGTCTTCACATCTCAAGATGGTTCGCATCAAAAAACAAGGGAAATCTATGCTAAATTGGAGGAATTACGGAAAAAAGTGACTTCAATAGGTTATATCCCTAAAACAGAAAATGTGCTGCATAATGTCAGTAATAAAGAAAAGATTGAGCATCTCTTCCATCATAGCGAGAGGTTGGCTCTTGCTTTTGCCCTCATAAGCACCAGTCCAGTTAAACCAATTCGAATTTTCAAAAACCTTCGTATCTGTGGGGATTGCCATAACTTTATGAAACACGTGTCAAATGTCACAAACCGTGAAATAGTTGTCCGTGACATCAAGCGTTTCCACAATTTTAAGGAAGGCACTTGCACTTGTCAGGATCATTGGTAA
- the LOC126669267 gene encoding uncharacterized protein LOC126669267 — protein MDLSQNPNLLIGKNYDTTLAQSVSQVSSEILNKTLNLPHFLNLFYQLMQSRIDPPLETIWVYSALSFKTKKTNLSDQILNANELFQLISACSGPCSSSKGIALLAPVVFQVYNLVLELLTKDSGDKKVKKEIKKVKCLIGEILGYISVCCSKDMSESDLDFSASFSNLVSVWMDGNEDVKVFLPLVSDEMCEEISVGGLNVSYLAGVVICEIFLLRLCLDFWVGIRGVEFEKEVKTWIVGSLTGFQNLYFFETLVRMLMEPTLPVTALLSSEDESLMRKIVCDAVILVEYSFLRLERAINLPEHFVRRLAVKRLIITHEAIELSRKNGDHKRALSYNNSFSTSRLRSLIIKSVTSRIGVEEEGNRLKEGSPKALIKWLLDQECEGLRIFDDRISRLHAKLAVDDFKSDSEQRLSEPEGKKPDADLLFYVDNEGEGKEEEEDDDDGDDEETNESMSAAFVAAAATMRLAEKGGRKRKEISAGKNKKIKVRRHDSDSDGENSSSLDGSSSESEVENPSSDGDA, from the exons atGGATTTGTCTCAAAACCCTAATCTTTTAATTGGAAAAAACTATGACACCACACTAGCCCAATCAGTTTCTCAAGTTTCATCTGAAATACTCaacaaaactttaaatttaccTCATTTTCTCAACTTATTTTACCAATTAATGCAATCAAGAATCGACCCACCTTTAGAAACCATCTGGGTTTACTCTGCtttatcttttaaaaccaaaaaaactaATCTTTCAGATCAAATTTTGAATGCAAATGAATTGTTTCAGCTTATATCAGCATGTTCAGGTCCCTGTAGTTCTTCAAAAGGTATAGCTTTACTAGCTCCAGTTGTTTTCCAGGTGTATAATTTGGTCTTGGAGTTGTTAACTAAAGATTCAGGAGATAAGAAAGTgaagaaagaaattaaaaaggtaaaatgtttgattGGGGAAATTCTTGGTTATATTAGTGTGTGTTGTAGCAAGGATATGAGTGAAAGTGATTTGGATTTCAGTGCTTCGTTTTCGAATTTGGTTAGTGTATGGATGGATGGAAATGAGGATGTGAAGGTGTTTTTACCACTTGTGAGTGATGAAATGTGTGAAGAGATTAGTGTTGGAGGTTTGAATGTGAGTTATTTAGCTGGAGTTGTGATTTGTGAGATTTTCCTGTTGAGACTTTGCTTGGATTTTTGGGTGGGGATTCGAGGAGTGGAGTTTGAGAAGGAGGTGAAGACTTGGATTGTTGGCTCCTTAACTGGATTTCAGAACTTGTACTTCTTTG AGACCCTTGTGAGGATGTTGATGGAGCCAACCTTACCTGTGACTGCTTTATTG AGTTCTGAAGATGAAAGTTTGATGAGGAAAATTGTGTGTGATGCTGTTATATTGGTAGAATATTCTTTCCTCAGACTTGAGAGAGCTATTAACCTACCAGAGCACTTTGTGAGAAGACTTGCAGTGAAGAGACTGATCATTACGCATGAAGCCATAGAACTTTCTAG GAAAAATGGAGACCATAAGAGAGCTCTTTCATATAATAATTCATTCTCCACTTCTCGGTTGCGTTCCCTAATCATAAAGTCTGTCACCAGCCGGATTGGGGTGGAGGAAGAGGGTAATCGATTGAAGGAAGGATCTCCTAAAGCTCTTATAA AATGGTTACTAGACCAAGAATGTGAAGGCCTAAGAATATTTGACGATAGAATCTCCAGACTCCATGCGAAATTAGCTGTTGATGATTTCAAGTCTGACTCTGAGCAACGGTTATCTGAGCCAGAAGGCAAAAAACCAGATGCTGATCTTCTGTTTTATGTTGATAACGAAGGAGAAggtaaagaagaagaagaagacgacGATGATGGGGATGATGAGGAGACAAATGAGTCCATGAGCGCTGCCTTTGTAGCTGCTGCAGCAACTATGAGATTGGCTGAAAAAGGAGGGAGAAAACGGAAAGAAATAAGCGCTGGAAAGAATAAAAAGATTAAGGTCCGCCGGCATGATTCTGATTCAGATGGAGAAAATTCCTCATCACTTGATGGTTCAAGTAGCGAGAGTGAAGTTGAAAATCCAAGCTCTGATGGAGATGCTTGA